From a single Intestinibaculum porci genomic region:
- the atpF gene encoding F0F1 ATP synthase subunit B translates to MPDIELKLFPNITTIIVQLCSTGILFLLFKKYCWKFVVGFLDKRADAIEKNITDAKDMRDQAQTYLDESEKQARESAKQYREIVDMAKEDANKEKQKIMDAANEQARKKMAQAEEEIEAQKAQARAEMKTEIVDIATQVAEKIMNKEMDAAANDAMVKDFVDKVVN, encoded by the coding sequence ATGCCAGATATTGAATTGAAGCTATTCCCGAACATTACCACAATCATTGTGCAGTTATGCTCGACTGGCATTCTGTTCTTGTTATTTAAGAAATACTGCTGGAAATTTGTCGTTGGTTTCTTGGATAAACGAGCAGATGCGATCGAAAAGAACATCACTGATGCCAAAGATATGCGCGATCAGGCACAGACATACTTAGATGAGTCAGAAAAACAGGCTCGTGAAAGTGCGAAACAGTATCGTGAAATTGTCGATATGGCAAAAGAAGATGCAAATAAAGAAAAGCAGAAAATCATGGATGCTGCTAACGAACAGGCTAGAAAGAAAATGGCCCAGGCCGAAGAAGAAATCGAAGCACAGAAAGCGCAGGCGCGCGCTGAGATGAAGACGGAAATCGTCGATATCGCCACGCAGGTAGCGGAAAAGATTATGAATAAAGAAATGGATGCAGCTGCTAACGATGCCATGGTTAAAGACTTTGTAGATAAGGTTGTGAACTAA
- a CDS encoding sensor domain-containing diguanylate cyclase, with translation MKELMQFFENYEDVVYITEISTNKVVFLNKAGREALHLTSDDQYLGQKCYKTFYGYDLPCANCTNDFLNENTFYDWSVINERVASTFLVRDTMIVENGVAYRVEIATDLNTLNPSPSQTQIKMNNNERILNNVYDAAYSTNDPIKAIELSIETLGRQFDSDRMYIFEDNPDGTSSNTYEWCREGITPEIHNLQNVSASTMHVWNKHFEKGENIIIYDLEEYKPIDPEMYDTLKPQNIHSLVVGPLTLGNQRFGFYGVDNPPHDAIGNITTMYTLLGKFLASLVRDRDRAKKLRQLSYNDALTGLFNRASLHDYMKALKNQSITFFFFDLNGLKHINDYYGHHEGDLFIIRAANVLKNFFMPDPVFRMGGDEFLSIKIGLTEAEAQDMNEALRKHLVDEDISTAVGMVWKPDNSLPFNIIFKEADYQMYNDKKKYYSSRLHDRRIDRNS, from the coding sequence ATGAAAGAATTAATGCAGTTTTTTGAAAACTACGAAGATGTGGTCTATATCACTGAGATCAGTACTAATAAAGTCGTTTTCCTTAATAAAGCAGGTCGGGAAGCCTTGCATTTGACAAGTGATGATCAATATTTGGGACAAAAGTGCTATAAAACATTTTATGGTTATGATTTGCCATGTGCCAACTGTACCAATGATTTTTTAAATGAGAACACGTTCTATGACTGGAGTGTTATTAATGAACGCGTCGCTTCGACTTTTTTGGTAAGAGACACGATGATTGTCGAAAATGGCGTCGCGTATCGCGTGGAAATAGCGACCGATCTTAATACTCTTAATCCATCTCCATCTCAAACGCAGATCAAAATGAATAATAATGAACGCATTCTTAATAATGTCTATGACGCCGCCTATAGTACAAATGATCCCATTAAGGCGATTGAGCTGTCCATCGAAACTTTAGGGCGACAGTTTGATAGTGACCGCATGTACATTTTTGAGGATAATCCAGACGGCACTTCATCCAATACGTATGAATGGTGCCGGGAAGGCATTACCCCAGAAATTCATAATCTCCAGAATGTGTCAGCAAGTACCATGCATGTTTGGAATAAACACTTTGAAAAAGGGGAAAATATCATCATTTATGATTTAGAGGAATACAAACCGATCGATCCGGAAATGTATGATACTCTCAAGCCGCAAAACATTCACAGCTTAGTGGTGGGACCGTTAACGCTTGGCAATCAGCGCTTTGGATTCTATGGTGTCGATAATCCTCCTCATGATGCGATTGGCAATATCACCACCATGTATACGCTCTTAGGCAAGTTTCTCGCTTCCCTGGTGCGTGACCGGGATCGCGCTAAAAAACTGCGTCAGCTCAGTTATAATGATGCCTTAACCGGACTGTTTAACCGTGCTTCCCTGCATGATTATATGAAAGCCTTGAAGAATCAGTCGATTACATTCTTTTTCTTTGATCTCAATGGTCTCAAGCATATCAATGACTACTATGGTCATCATGAAGGCGATTTATTTATTATCCGCGCAGCCAATGTGCTGAAAAACTTCTTTATGCCAGACCCTGTTTTCCGCATGGGCGGTGATGAATTTTTAAGCATTAAAATCGGCTTGACAGAGGCAGAGGCTCAAGACATGAATGAGGCCCTGCGCAAACATTTGGTAGACGAAGATATCTCGACAGCTGTCGGGATGGTCTGGAAACCAGATAATTCTTTACCATTCAATATCATTTTCAAAGAAGCCGATTATCAGATGTATAACGACAAGAAAAAATACTATAGTTCAAGGCTGCATGATCGCCGTATTGATCGTAACTCATAA
- a CDS encoding F0F1 ATP synthase subunit delta — protein MDSQVADRYAESLFALAEDENAVDAYLKDMKLVDTVLESDPVFIQFFSHVLVSDDDKYKLLDQAFASSVSKYVLNFLKLLVKKRRVRYIRDIVRSFIGLCNKKLGIEEGIVYTAYPLSDAQIKDIAGAVSKKENKSIVLRQIVDQNLIGGIRVQINDRVYDDSIKNKVEKLRNELLGK, from the coding sequence ATGGATAGTCAGGTTGCTGATCGCTATGCTGAGTCTCTCTTCGCTTTAGCGGAAGATGAGAATGCAGTTGATGCGTATCTCAAGGATATGAAGTTAGTGGACACTGTTTTAGAAAGTGATCCTGTATTTATTCAGTTCTTTTCACATGTTTTGGTTTCTGATGATGACAAATACAAACTGTTAGATCAGGCATTTGCCTCATCAGTTTCTAAATATGTGCTGAATTTTCTTAAACTGTTAGTCAAGAAAAGAAGAGTTCGTTATATTCGTGATATTGTTCGAAGCTTTATTGGTTTATGCAATAAAAAGTTAGGAATCGAAGAAGGTATTGTGTATACTGCTTATCCATTATCTGATGCTCAGATCAAGGATATTGCCGGTGCTGTTTCTAAGAAAGAAAACAAATCCATCGTTCTTCGCCAGATTGTTGATCAGAACCTGATCGGTGGGATCCGTGTTCAGATCAATGACAGAGTCTATGATGATTCTATTAAAAATAAAGTTGAAAAGCTTAGAAATGAGCTTTTAGGAAAGTAG
- the atpA gene encoding F0F1 ATP synthase subunit alpha: MSLRPDEISALIKEQIKHYDDVIEQKDVGTVMTVGDGVSVIHGLDNAMLGELIEFPHSVYGMVMNLDEDSVGVTLLGNSDEIKEGDEVRRTGRIMEVAVGDELLGRVVNPLGQAIDGQGEIHTTKTRPIERIAPGVMTRKSVDTPLQTGITTIDAIIPIGRGQRELIIGDRQTGKTAIAIDTILNQKGQNIYCIYVAIGQKNSTVAQVVQKLKEGGAMEYTTVVSASASELAPVQYIAPYAGCAIGEEWLEQGKDVLIVYDDLSKHAVAYRTLSLLLKRAPGREAYPGDVFYLHSRLLERSCKLNEENGGGSITALPIIETQAGDISAYIPTNVISITDGQIFLQQELFNSGFRPAIDTGLSVSRVGSAAQIKAMKQVSSTLKYELAQYEEMKSFAQFGSDLDAETKSVIDKGERILQTLIQPQYSPRSVEEMVLTLFALKYGFTKTIKTDKISDFMSGLVDNMTAHHPDYVKEITEKKVLSDSLIENLKAAMKTYVEQFERLQKAG; the protein is encoded by the coding sequence GTGAGTTTAAGACCAGATGAGATCAGTGCTTTGATTAAAGAACAAATCAAGCATTACGATGATGTCATTGAACAGAAAGACGTTGGTACAGTCATGACTGTCGGTGACGGTGTCTCAGTTATTCACGGTTTAGACAATGCCATGCTGGGTGAATTAATCGAATTCCCTCATAGCGTATATGGGATGGTCATGAACCTCGATGAAGATAGTGTCGGTGTCACACTCTTAGGGAATTCAGATGAAATTAAGGAAGGCGATGAAGTCCGTCGTACAGGCCGTATTATGGAAGTTGCGGTCGGCGACGAATTATTAGGTCGTGTTGTTAACCCATTAGGACAGGCGATTGATGGTCAGGGAGAAATCCATACCACTAAAACCCGTCCAATTGAACGTATTGCACCAGGGGTTATGACCCGTAAGAGTGTTGATACGCCATTACAGACCGGGATTACAACGATCGATGCCATCATCCCTATCGGTCGTGGTCAGCGAGAATTAATTATCGGTGACCGTCAGACTGGTAAAACAGCGATTGCCATTGATACTATTTTGAACCAGAAAGGTCAGAATATTTACTGTATCTATGTCGCAATTGGACAGAAAAACTCAACCGTTGCGCAGGTTGTTCAGAAATTAAAAGAAGGTGGCGCAATGGAATATACAACCGTTGTCTCTGCCAGTGCCTCAGAATTAGCACCAGTTCAGTACATCGCTCCATATGCCGGCTGTGCGATTGGTGAAGAATGGCTTGAACAGGGCAAAGATGTCCTGATCGTATACGATGATTTAAGTAAACACGCCGTTGCTTACCGTACCTTATCCCTCTTATTAAAGAGAGCCCCAGGTCGTGAAGCTTATCCAGGTGATGTCTTCTACTTACATTCAAGATTACTAGAAAGATCTTGTAAATTAAATGAAGAAAATGGCGGTGGTTCCATTACCGCCCTGCCAATTATCGAAACCCAGGCTGGCGATATCTCAGCTTATATCCCAACCAATGTTATTTCGATTACTGATGGTCAGATCTTCTTACAGCAGGAATTATTTAACTCTGGTTTCAGACCAGCCATCGATACTGGTTTATCCGTATCCCGTGTTGGTTCCGCTGCCCAGATCAAAGCCATGAAGCAGGTTTCATCGACATTAAAATATGAATTAGCACAGTATGAAGAAATGAAATCTTTCGCTCAGTTTGGTTCTGACCTTGATGCAGAAACGAAATCAGTCATCGATAAAGGGGAAAGAATCTTACAGACGTTAATTCAGCCACAGTATTCGCCACGTAGTGTAGAAGAAATGGTCTTAACGTTATTCGCCTTAAAATATGGCTTTACGAAAACTATTAAGACCGACAAAATCAGTGATTTCATGAGTGGTTTAGTCGATAACATGACCGCCCATCATCCTGATTACGTTAAAGAAATTACCGAAAAGAAAGTCTTATCAGATAGTCTGATCGAAAACTTAAAAGCTGCCATGAAGACTTATGTAGAACAGTTCGAAAGACTTCAGAAAGCAGGGTAA
- a CDS encoding ketopantoate reductase family protein has protein sequence MEKIQNIAIVGRGAIGVIYGSLLMKKMGYKHVAFLCDAKRKARYEKQDVLFNGQPMHFQYITQGDDFYPDLIIVATKYVKIKQTIEEIRPFVHESTVIISTMNGIKSEDDLRESFGRYHVIRTIAQKMSSVYHNNQVTAHPLGELVIGAEDRNDLANLARLEEVFDYAEIPYLLSTDIKRDAYSKLMINCGVNQTCAAYHLTYGDLQKEGKYRDMVIATMREVAKVAAFEDIRLTEEDITAWMKALDAVDPQGMPSMAQDVLENRPTEIGLFAGMIVPLAHKYKVKVPYNENFLAMLGN, from the coding sequence ATGGAGAAGATACAGAATATTGCCATTGTCGGTCGCGGTGCGATCGGCGTGATCTATGGCTCCTTACTAATGAAAAAAATGGGTTATAAACATGTTGCCTTCCTCTGCGATGCAAAACGTAAAGCAAGATATGAAAAACAGGATGTCCTCTTCAATGGCCAGCCGATGCATTTTCAGTATATTACCCAGGGGGATGACTTTTATCCAGATCTGATTATTGTGGCCACGAAGTATGTGAAAATTAAACAGACAATTGAAGAAATTCGTCCTTTTGTTCATGAGTCAACCGTTATTATTTCGACGATGAACGGGATCAAGAGTGAAGATGACTTGCGTGAATCTTTTGGCCGTTATCACGTTATTCGCACGATCGCTCAGAAGATGAGCTCGGTTTACCATAATAACCAGGTTACCGCTCATCCTCTTGGCGAATTAGTAATCGGCGCGGAAGATCGTAATGACTTAGCCAACTTAGCCCGCTTGGAGGAAGTCTTTGACTATGCCGAGATTCCTTATCTCCTCTCAACGGATATTAAACGTGATGCCTATTCTAAACTTATGATTAACTGCGGCGTCAATCAGACGTGTGCAGCTTATCATCTCACTTATGGTGATCTCCAAAAAGAAGGAAAATATCGCGATATGGTCATAGCGACGATGCGGGAAGTTGCGAAAGTCGCCGCCTTTGAAGATATTCGTCTTACTGAAGAGGACATCACGGCCTGGATGAAGGCTTTAGATGCTGTTGATCCGCAAGGGATGCCAAGCATGGCTCAGGATGTATTGGAAAATCGGCCGACAGAAATTGGTTTGTTTGCCGGGATGATTGTGCCCCTCGCCCATAAATATAAGGTGAAAGTCCCTTATAATGAAAATTTCCTAGCAATGCTAGGAAATTAA
- the atpE gene encoding ATP synthase F0 subunit C, producing the protein MTDKGLIAIAAGIAVLAGLGTGIGEGIAASRALEALGRNPEAENKIRTLMILGIALTETVALYGLLVSLILIFVY; encoded by the coding sequence ATGACAGATAAAGGTTTGATTGCGATCGCTGCAGGTATCGCAGTATTAGCAGGTTTAGGTACAGGTATCGGTGAAGGGATCGCCGCTTCAAGAGCCCTTGAAGCATTAGGTCGTAACCCAGAAGCTGAAAACAAGATTCGTACATTAATGATTTTAGGTATCGCCTTAACAGAAACTGTAGCCTTATATGGTTTACTTGTTTCATTAATCTTAATCTTCGTATATTAA
- the rpiB gene encoding ribose 5-phosphate isomerase B, producing MKIAVACDHGGFRLKNVLIEEMKKMGYEIEDFGTYSEESCDYPDYASKAAKAVASGECEKGVVVCGTGIGVSITCNKVDGIRCALCHDVFSAKATRAHNDANMLAMGQRVIGEGLAVEILKAWLTTDFEGGRHVRRIEKMMALEKE from the coding sequence ATGAAAATTGCCGTCGCCTGTGATCATGGCGGATTCCGATTAAAAAATGTTTTAATCGAAGAAATGAAGAAGATGGGATATGAAATTGAGGATTTTGGTACTTATAGTGAAGAATCCTGCGATTATCCTGATTATGCATCCAAAGCAGCTAAAGCAGTTGCCAGCGGAGAATGTGAAAAAGGTGTTGTTGTCTGCGGGACAGGAATTGGGGTATCCATTACCTGCAATAAAGTAGACGGCATCAGATGTGCTTTATGTCATGATGTCTTTAGTGCTAAAGCGACACGTGCCCATAACGATGCCAATATGCTTGCCATGGGTCAGCGCGTGATTGGTGAAGGCTTAGCCGTAGAAATCTTAAAAGCCTGGTTAACAACTGATTTTGAAGGAGGACGTCATGTCCGCCGTATCGAAAAAATGATGGCTTTAGAAAAGGAGTAA
- a CDS encoding L-threonylcarbamoyladenylate synthase, translating into MTKIVKQEQIAEVADALQRGEVVAFPTETVYGVGVKFGDPKALEKLFIAKNRDHSKAITLMLSHIEEIEKYAYVDEKIMNVARTFMPGRITLVLKKKENVAEAMTNGLPTIGIRIPDSPFVLDLIDRCGALSVTSANLSGHGNTSSTQEVLEQLDGRIDLVVEGHSHSLVASTVVMLTDGQVKVLREGEITEKEIKEAFR; encoded by the coding sequence ATGACAAAAATCGTCAAACAGGAACAAATTGCGGAAGTGGCTGACGCGCTGCAACGCGGTGAAGTGGTCGCTTTTCCAACCGAAACGGTTTATGGCGTTGGGGTGAAATTTGGTGATCCCAAGGCTTTAGAAAAGCTTTTTATCGCGAAAAACCGTGATCATTCCAAGGCGATTACGCTGATGTTATCGCATATCGAAGAAATCGAAAAGTATGCTTATGTCGATGAAAAGATCATGAATGTAGCGAGAACATTCATGCCCGGACGCATTACCCTCGTCTTAAAGAAAAAGGAGAATGTGGCGGAGGCGATGACCAATGGTTTACCAACCATCGGTATTCGGATTCCGGATAGCCCTTTTGTACTCGATCTGATTGATCGCTGCGGGGCTCTCTCAGTGACGAGTGCGAATCTTTCAGGACATGGCAATACCAGCAGTACGCAGGAAGTTCTCGAGCAGCTCGATGGACGCATTGATCTGGTGGTTGAAGGACATTCTCACTCACTGGTGGCGAGCACCGTGGTGATGTTAACAGATGGCCAGGTTAAAGTGCTGCGTGAAGGTGAAATCACCGAAAAAGAAATAAAGGAGGCCTTTCGATGA
- the glyA gene encoding serine hydroxymethyltransferase: protein MRDTAVFESVQRELNRQRNNIELIASENFVSEEILQLAGSVLTNKYAEGYPGKRYYGGCQFVDEVETLAIDRVCQLFNCKYANVQPHSGAQANTAVYFALLQPGDKVLGMSLADGGHLTHGSPVNFSGKTYEFHEYGVKRDTETIDYDAYKKLVEEIKPKLVVAGASAYSRVIDFKFMADVAHENGALFMVDIAHIAGLVAAGEHPSPFPYADVVTTTTHKTLRGPRGGVIMTNSEELIKKINSAVFPGMQGGPLMHIIAAKAACFYEALQPEFKEYAKQVKANAKALEASLKEEGFRIVTGGTDNHLMLVDVKASCGISGKKAQRLLDEVNITANKNAIPFDTEKPFKASGIRVGTPAMTTKGFKEDDFREVGKIIAYRLKNEETDEVKQACLARVKALTDKVTMYKDINYLEK, encoded by the coding sequence ATGAGAGATACAGCAGTATTTGAAAGTGTTCAGAGAGAATTAAACAGACAGAGAAATAACATTGAATTAATCGCTTCAGAAAACTTTGTGTCTGAAGAAATCTTACAGTTAGCTGGTTCCGTTTTAACAAATAAATATGCCGAAGGTTATCCCGGGAAGAGATATTATGGCGGCTGTCAGTTCGTCGATGAAGTCGAAACATTAGCGATCGACCGGGTATGTCAGTTATTTAACTGCAAATATGCTAATGTCCAGCCTCATTCTGGGGCTCAGGCCAACACCGCGGTTTACTTTGCGTTATTACAGCCCGGTGATAAAGTCTTAGGCATGAGCTTAGCTGATGGCGGTCATTTAACGCATGGTTCCCCAGTCAACTTCTCAGGGAAAACTTATGAATTCCATGAATATGGGGTGAAACGTGATACGGAAACCATCGATTACGATGCTTACAAGAAATTAGTTGAAGAGATCAAACCAAAGTTAGTTGTGGCTGGTGCTTCAGCTTATTCAAGAGTGATCGATTTTAAATTCATGGCTGATGTAGCTCATGAAAATGGCGCTTTATTCATGGTGGATATTGCTCATATCGCTGGTTTAGTAGCCGCTGGTGAACATCCTTCACCATTCCCATATGCGGATGTTGTTACCACCACTACGCATAAGACTTTAAGAGGTCCTCGTGGCGGGGTTATCATGACTAATAGCGAAGAATTAATCAAGAAGATCAATTCGGCTGTCTTCCCAGGTATGCAGGGGGGACCATTAATGCATATTATCGCGGCCAAAGCAGCCTGCTTCTATGAAGCACTGCAGCCAGAATTCAAAGAATATGCGAAACAGGTGAAAGCCAATGCCAAAGCTTTAGAAGCATCTTTAAAAGAAGAAGGTTTTAGAATCGTGACGGGCGGTACAGATAACCACTTAATGTTAGTGGATGTGAAAGCTAGCTGCGGTATCTCTGGAAAGAAAGCCCAGCGTTTACTTGATGAAGTCAACATCACTGCTAATAAGAATGCGATTCCTTTTGATACTGAAAAACCATTCAAAGCATCTGGGATCCGTGTGGGTACCCCGGCAATGACGACAAAAGGCTTTAAGGAAGACGACTTTAGAGAAGTTGGTAAGATTATCGCTTATCGTTTAAAGAATGAAGAAACAGATGAAGTGAAACAGGCTTGTTTAGCAAGAGTGAAAGCTTTAACTGATAAAGTGACAATGTACAAGGATATTAATTATTTGGAGAAGTAG
- a CDS encoding alpha/beta hydrolase — MKKDTKIAIGAALVTGVITYSLIGYEALKFAAQRNLKRKAIHTPDVHHELKKEDMDFLDQAHFIDMEITAFDDLKLKGKLLPASEDSNKVIILVHGYHSTNFRDWAYFLRFYHELGYHILLPNARAHGDSEGDYAGFGWLDRLDILEWIHEVQKYFAFKPLQIVLHGLSMGGAAVLMASGEDLSQDVKCIISDCSYTNIIDEFRNILKNKKIPSNLLVPNAETMSKRVLGYDIKDADATKQVAKSHTPTLFIHGDQDDFVPTYMVYELYKACNAPKDLLVVEGANHADSYMVNQPLYESTVKNFLNKYVH; from the coding sequence ATGAAAAAAGATACCAAAATTGCCATTGGGGCAGCCCTGGTTACCGGGGTGATTACTTACAGTCTGATCGGTTATGAAGCACTCAAATTTGCGGCGCAGCGCAATTTAAAAAGAAAAGCGATTCATACACCTGATGTCCACCACGAATTAAAGAAAGAAGATATGGATTTCTTAGATCAGGCGCACTTTATTGACATGGAAATCACCGCTTTTGATGATTTAAAACTAAAAGGAAAACTGCTTCCAGCCAGTGAGGATAGTAATAAAGTCATTATTCTTGTCCACGGTTATCATTCGACGAATTTCCGCGACTGGGCTTACTTCTTACGTTTCTATCATGAATTAGGCTATCATATCTTACTGCCAAATGCCCGCGCTCATGGCGATAGCGAAGGGGACTATGCTGGTTTTGGCTGGTTAGATCGCTTAGATATCTTAGAATGGATTCATGAAGTCCAGAAATATTTTGCCTTCAAACCATTACAAATTGTTTTACACGGCTTATCGATGGGCGGCGCGGCCGTTTTAATGGCCAGTGGTGAAGATTTATCGCAGGATGTCAAATGCATTATTTCCGACTGCAGCTATACTAATATCATTGATGAATTCAGAAATATCCTGAAAAACAAAAAAATCCCTTCAAACTTGCTTGTTCCAAATGCAGAAACAATGTCGAAGAGAGTTCTTGGTTATGATATTAAAGATGCCGATGCTACTAAGCAGGTGGCGAAGTCTCATACCCCAACATTATTCATTCATGGAGATCAGGATGACTTTGTCCCAACTTATATGGTCTATGAATTATATAAAGCCTGCAATGCCCCAAAAGACTTACTCGTTGTCGAAGGAGCGAACCATGCCGATAGCTACATGGTGAATCAGCCGCTTTATGAAAGTACCGTTAAAAATTTCTTAAACAAATACGTTCATTAA
- a CDS encoding F0F1 ATP synthase subunit A, with the protein MKIVIQSELVYSLIITTVLAIFFIWVGKKFKEADPLERPHGIMLVFESLIKWLYDYFGGIFPKKFSQNYYVWYTMLFIWLVCSNLSGLIGFDAPTSNWSVTLSLTMVTFVLIQINSIKHQGLGSYIKGNLIPPTNLFGLISPLISISLRIFCNMLSGTFIMALVYTFTNWLSSHIIPFNFIGPLVAPLLHAYFDVFSGVIQALVFVTISTIMISIENPDEE; encoded by the coding sequence ATGAAGATCGTCATTCAAAGTGAGCTGGTTTATTCTTTAATCATCACAACCGTTTTGGCAATATTCTTCATTTGGGTAGGTAAGAAATTCAAAGAAGCAGATCCGTTAGAGAGACCTCATGGTATTATGCTTGTGTTTGAATCGTTAATTAAATGGTTATATGACTATTTTGGCGGGATTTTCCCAAAGAAATTCTCACAAAACTATTATGTCTGGTACACGATGCTGTTTATTTGGCTGGTATGTTCTAACCTGTCAGGTCTGATTGGCTTTGATGCCCCGACTTCGAACTGGTCCGTAACATTATCACTGACAATGGTTACTTTCGTTTTGATCCAGATTAATTCGATTAAACACCAGGGCTTAGGTTCCTACATTAAAGGGAATCTGATTCCGCCTACAAACCTCTTTGGTTTGATTTCACCATTGATCTCTATTTCATTGCGTATTTTCTGTAATATGTTAAGTGGGACATTTATTATGGCCTTGGTTTACACGTTTACGAACTGGCTGTCTAGTCACATTATTCCATTTAACTTTATTGGTCCGCTGGTTGCACCATTATTACATGCATATTTCGATGTATTCTCAGGTGTCATCCAGGCGTTAGTCTTTGTTACTATATCCACAATCATGATCTCGATTGAGAACCCTGATGAGGAATAA
- the upp gene encoding uracil phosphoribosyltransferase — protein sequence MSVTIIDHSLIKHKLSIMRNKDTSTYLFKQALDEIAMLMAYEVSKNFPLKLIDIETPVCKTTGYELAEQIVLVPILRAGIGLVDGFRTIMPNAKIGHIGMYRDEETLEPHEYYARFPKGIENSKVIIVDPMLATGGSADMAIEDIKKRGAKDIILVCLVGAPEGVKFLQKKHPDVDITLAALDDHLNENGYIVPGLGDAGDRLFGTD from the coding sequence ATGAGTGTTACAATTATTGATCATTCCCTTATTAAACATAAATTATCGATTATGCGAAATAAGGATACTTCCACTTATCTTTTCAAGCAGGCGCTTGATGAAATTGCCATGTTAATGGCTTATGAAGTATCAAAGAATTTCCCATTGAAATTGATCGATATCGAAACCCCAGTTTGTAAGACGACCGGTTATGAATTAGCAGAACAGATTGTCTTAGTACCGATTTTAAGAGCTGGGATCGGGTTAGTAGATGGATTCAGAACGATTATGCCGAATGCGAAAATTGGTCACATCGGGATGTATCGTGATGAGGAAACATTAGAACCCCATGAATACTATGCCCGTTTTCCTAAAGGTATTGAAAATTCTAAAGTGATTATTGTCGATCCGATGTTAGCGACCGGCGGGTCCGCTGATATGGCGATTGAAGATATTAAAAAACGCGGTGCGAAAGATATTATCTTAGTGTGCTTAGTGGGCGCCCCAGAAGGCGTTAAATTCTTACAGAAGAAGCATCCGGATGTGGATATTACGTTAGCTGCGTTAGATGATCATTTGAATGAAAATGGTTATATTGTTCCTGGTTTAGGGGATGCTGGGGATCGTCTGTTTGGTACGGATTAA